CCGGTTGTGcaggagcgtgtcggcggGCAGCCTGTCCTTGGGGTTGGTCTTCAGCATGCACAACAAGAACTGCGAGAGTTCATGTGCCTCGAGTGGACTCATCTTGTACTTGATCATGAGCACGCTCTCCAGCGGCCACGGCTTGACGTCGTTGATCTCGCGTTCATATTGACGGAACCTCGTGCTCGACTTCAGCATCCATCGCGGTATCGGCCCGAGGAGCTCCACTATGAGCTGCAGGTGGTTGATGTCGCGGTCGTGGCTGGTGCTGCCGTGCGGGTCGAAGAGGTAATCGCCCGTGACCGTCTCGAATACGATGCACGCCAGCGACCATATGTCAGCCGACTGGTCGTATCCCACCTGCAGGATGGCCTCTGGTGAGCGGTACTGCCGCGTCTGTATTTCGTTGGTGAAATGGTGGCTGATCCAGCACGCGTTTCCGAGATCGCATATCTTGTAGATGGCGCTCGGGTTGTCGTAGAACGATACGTCGACGGGCTTCAACTGCATGGGTCCCTGCTGCGTCTTGACGACGACTGGGCGCTTGCGCAGGCCCGCGACGGTCGGCTTGTATCCCACGTACTCTGCGACCCACGGGTGGTACATGGCCATCTCTGCGGCCTTCGCCTGCGAGTTGCGGAGCGGCTGCGTGATCTTGAACGGTATGTGGTCGTAAGGCTTGCGGAAAACCGCCTCCTGCAGGGCGTGCGGCGTGTCGTAGCTGGTGGTGCAGCTGGGGTCACTGCAACTCGGCCTGATGAGGTGCTTCACGTAGGGTATGTCCAGCTTTTGGGGCCGAATATCCGGGTTACGCAGGGGATCATCCAGGTCTGGGTTTTCCACGGGCGTGCGTCCCATGAGCTTGGAAGTGACCAAGATGTTCTCCGGCTTCAGATCGGTGTGTATGATTCCACACACGCGGTGCAGGTAGTCCAACCCCAGCAACACGTGGGCCGTGATCTTGCGTATCAGGTGCATGGGCACACCCTTGAACTTGTACAACTTGATCAGGGATAGCAGATTGGGCCCCATTGGCTCCAGAACAACACACATGTGGGTGCCGTTCGGCCCCTTCACCTTGAAACTGTTCAGGAAGGAGACGACACCCCGCGTCGGGTTGTACATGTTCCCCAACGCCTGGCGGTACGACCGCTTTGTCCGTATCCACGAACGGGAGATGACCTGGTCACGGACCTTTTTGAGGAGCGACATTTCGTCTCGCACCGCCTCCGTGTGGTTCTGGGCGCTGCGCTGGAATTTGATGGCCACGAAGGTCATGGGTTTGCTGCGCATGTCAGTCGCCAGCCACACCGTTGAGAAGTATCCCCAGCCCAGCTTGCCTTCGATGCGATATCGTCCGTCGTAAACCTCGCCGATTTTGACGGGGTGGTATCCGCCGACCACATATGCGTCCCCGTCCTCGCTCTCGCTGAGGGTGCAGTCGAAGGCGTCGGTGTTGCCCCCCTCGCTGCTGTCGGTGAAGTCGTCGATGCCCGAATCGATGCCTCCACGCTGGCTCGAGAGCGTGTTGATGTCCGAGCAGAGGGAGTTGATCGAGTCCGTTTTGGAAGACGAGTCGAAGTCCAGTGCCTTGAGTCGCTCGGAGTCGATGTTGGCAGACAAGAATTTGGGTGGCGGAGCCATTCCCCCGTACCCGTGTGTGTACTTGTCTCTGATGACGTAGTTCTTGCCATAGCGATCCATGTGGGAAAGCTTGTGGTACTCGTTGCGGGCGCTCCCCGGCGCATGGCGGTGGCTGTAGCTGGAGTAGCCCTTGACGTCGTAATTGGAGCCTCTGCTCAAGTGTTCTAGGTTTATACGTTTGaacgaggaggagaggtcGTCGAtgacctgctgctgccgcccCTTTTGTTCCACGAGGGTGGCGTTGTGCCGCGCGGCGTCCTTCGTGTTTGCCATCGCTGTGCGGGGCATTGTGCCGTAGACAACCGACTGAATTGCGCGAAACCGCCGTTTTTGGAAACGCGAGACACCGTCCAGTGCTCGGGAGACTCACCTGACTGCGTCGCGGCTTTTTGCTGTCGACATGTGCATCGGCTCGCCGCCCGACTAGCACCACTAGGCCGTTAGGTGCCTTCCACGGTTCTGCATTAGACACCCTATACGCGCATCCACTGGGCGTTGAAATTGCCAATAGCGTAGCGGCGGCACAGCCCACTAAAGTGCCTGGCCAGCGGGGCACCGAAAATGACGCGGGCTGCGGCTAGGGCTGGCTGCCGCTGGGCGCGCTGCGCCTTCGTCGGCCTTCTCGCGTTGTCACTGCTGCTGGTCACGTCTGCGTTCAGGCCCAAGCCGAAATTCGTCAGTTCGCTGCAGCACCGGCGGCAAGAGCCGCACCTGCAGGTGGAAGGCAGCCGCCGGGCGCCGCCGCTGTACGGGTCGTCTGCGGACGAACCCAGCGGCGTCACGAGCGGGCTGCAGGACGCTTTGCAGCATAAAATTGGGCTCTCATCTGAGCTGTCCGGCATGGAAGACGCGAAGGTGACACGCTTGGACGACGAGCTCGGCCTCGGCGCGCTGGGCCCCGACGTCAAGGTGCAGGACGAGCAGAGCTTCCCCTTCCAGGCCGAGGTCAGCAGGGTGATGGACATCATCGTCAACTCGCTGTACACCGACAAGGACATTTTCCTCAGGGAGCTGGTCTCCAACGCCGCCGACGCCCTGGACAAGCGGCGTATACAGGCGGACCCGGAGGAGAAGGTCCCCAAGGAGGCGTTCGGCGGCATCCGCATCTTTCCCGACAAGGAGCACAACACCCTGACCATAGAGGACGACGGTATCGGCATGACCAAGGACGAGCTGGTGAAGAACCTCGGCACCATCGCCGAGTCTGGCACGGCCAAATTCCTCAAACAGGTACGCCAAACGTGAAAAACGCAATTTCGCATTGTCACTACAGCTTGAAACTTCTAAATCCACTGATACAAACAACCTGATTGGGCAGTTCGGTGTGGGATTCTACTCTGCCTTTTTGGTCGCCAACAGGGTGGAGGTGTTTTCGCGGGCCTACGGCCATGAGGACGGCCCCATCTACCGTTGGAGGTCCGACACCAGCGGCAGCTTCAGCGTCGGCCAGGTCGACGACGAGCAGGTCAGCAGCTCGTTCATGAAGACCGGCACGCGCATCGTGCTGCACATAAAACCCGAGTGCGACGACTATCTGGAGGATTACAAGATCAAAGAGCTGCTAAGGAAGTATTCCGAGTTCGTCAGGTTCCCTATCCAGGTAAGCCGCGTCCCGATACTTGTTCTGTGATGTTTGCCGGTGTATGGCACCATTGTTGATACGTGTTCCTGGCGTGTGGTGTTAATCGTGTACTTGTACTTGTACTTGTCCATCCGTGTTCTGTATGCCCATGAGCACGCCCCAATGCTCTGAACATGAGCAAATCCAGCGGTTGCGCCCGTTTAGATGATTACTAACTTGTATTATTTGAGGATCCTTGTTGTCTTCTGTAGAACCCACAGAGGAGCCTTGGAAACAATGAGATCAAATACAATATGATAAACGGCGCAACACAAACACCCCTGTGTGCGATTGCAGTGTTACAAGGTAGCCGTGCCATATCGCACCTAGGCCGTGGTTT
This genomic stretch from Babesia bigemina genome assembly Bbig001, chromosome : III harbors:
- a CDS encoding protein kinase domain containing protein, putative is translated as MANTKDAARHNATLVEQKGRQQQVIDDLSSSFKRINLEHLSRGSNYDVKGYSSYSHRHAPGSARNEYHKLSHMDRYGKNYVIRDKYTHGYGGMAPPPKFLSANIDSERLKALDFDSSSKTDSINSLCSDINTLSSQRGGIDSGIDDFTDSSEGGNTDAFDCTLSESEDGDAYVVGGYHPVKIGEVYDGRYRIEGKLGWGYFSTVWLATDMRSKPMTFVAIKFQRSAQNHTEAVRDEMSLLKKVRDQVISRSWIRTKRSYRQALGNMYNPTRGVVSFLNSFKVKGPNGTHMCVVLEPMGPNLLSLIKLYKFKGVPMHLIRKITAHVLLGLDYLHRVCGIIHTDLKPENILVTSKLMGRTPVENPDLDDPLRNPDIRPQKLDIPYVKHLIRPSCSDPSCTTSYDTPHALQEAVFRKPYDHIPFKITQPLRNSQAKAAEMAMYHPWVAEYVGYKPTVAGLRKRPVVVKTQQGPMQLKPVDVSFYDNPSAIYKICDLGNACWISHHFTNEIQTRQYRSPEAILQVGYDQSADIWSLACIVFETVTGDYLFDPHGSTSHDRDINHLQLIVELLGPIPRWMLKSSTRFRQYEREINDVKPWPLESVLMIKYKMSPLEAHELSQFLLCMLKTNPKDRLPADTLLHNRWLNGMPSRTSTARL